In a single window of the Acidobacteriota bacterium genome:
- a CDS encoding NAD(P)H-dependent oxidoreductase has translation MNVVILYAHPNPESYNHAVLEAVRGELAAAGHAVTVRDLYALGFDPVLKGADFAAFKVGETPGDIAREQAFIRDADLVVAVHPVWWFNQPAILKGYIDRVFSYGFAYAVGANGIEPLLKGKKAAILNTTGGDEAVYVNYGFKDALLKTLDAGIYGFCGMEVVLHHFFHAVPQQPREKLAADLADLKALVREKLAG, from the coding sequence ATGAACGTCGTCATCCTGTATGCCCACCCCAACCCCGAAAGCTACAACCACGCCGTGCTGGAGGCCGTCCGGGGCGAGCTGGCGGCCGCCGGGCACGCCGTCACCGTGCGGGACCTCTACGCCCTGGGCTTCGACCCGGTCCTCAAGGGGGCGGACTTCGCCGCGTTCAAGGTGGGAGAGACGCCCGGGGACATCGCCCGGGAGCAGGCCTTCATCCGGGACGCCGACCTGGTGGTGGCCGTCCACCCCGTGTGGTGGTTCAACCAACCGGCGATCCTCAAGGGCTACATCGACCGGGTCTTCTCCTACGGCTTCGCTTACGCCGTCGGCGCCAACGGCATCGAACCGCTCCTCAAGGGCAAGAAGGCCGCGATCCTCAACACCACGGGCGGCGACGAGGCCGTCTACGTGAACTACGGCTTCAAGGACGCCCTGCTCAAGACCCTCGACGCCGGGATCTACGGCTTCTGCGGCATGGAGGTGGTGCTGCACCACTTCTTCCACGCCGTGCCGCAGCAGCCCCGGGAGAAACTGGCAGCCGATCTGGCGGACCTGAAAGCCCTGGTCCGGGAGAAGTTGGCCGGCTGA